From Brassica oleracea var. oleracea cultivar TO1000 chromosome C3, BOL, whole genome shotgun sequence, a single genomic window includes:
- the LOC106333671 gene encoding UPF0725 protein At2g20625-like, whose protein sequence is MLERQEAFSIENVLEILYALPEVREWSPLYEAAIEILIDNEGNRRAFVTMKTDEAKIRCLKDGYCKMKMEIMMMNLVCLMRLLLRD, encoded by the exons ATGTTGGAGCGTCAAGAAGCTTTTAGTATTGAGAATGTGTTGGAGATATTGTATGCTTTGCCTGAAGTGAGAGAGTGGTCTCCACTATATGAAGCAGCAATAGAAATTCTCATAGATAATGAAGGGAACCGAAGAGCCTTTGTAACAATGAAGACAGATGAAGCTAAGATTAG ATGCTTGAAAGATGGATATTGCAAGATGAAGATGGAGATTATGATGATGAACTTGGTTTGTTTGATGCGCCTATTACTGAGAGATTGA
- the LOC106330183 gene encoding uncharacterized protein LOC106330183, translating into MEGKMQKFSTLETWWMLRNAKSSCSWARGIWFTQATPKFAFMTWLSMLDRMSTLDRISKWNQRIDTTCALCKSAPETRNHLFFMCAYSSQIWEHIARGILCGSYTNVWSEIVSIIGDETMERKRLFCVRYAFQAVLYAVWRERNKIIHGDKLLPLTTLKRMIDKGIRNKITLMRNHGVKGMGELMQFWFLTRV; encoded by the coding sequence ATGGAGGGGAAGATGCAGAAGTTTTCTACACTTGAGACATGGTGGATGCTGCGTAATGCCAAAAGTTCCTGCAGTTGGGCCAGAGGTATTTGGTTTACTCAAGCGACGCCGAAGTTCGCTTTCATGACCTGGTTATCGATGCTTGATAGAATGTCTACATTGGATAGGATTTCTAAGTGGAATCAGAGGATTGATACTACTTGTGCCCTATGTAAGAGTGCTCCAGAGACAAGAAACCATTTGTTCTTTATGTGCGCTTACTCCTCTCAGATTTGGGAACATATCGCTAGGGGCATTCTCTGCGGTTCTTACACCAATGTATGGTCTGAGATAGTAAGCATTATTGGAGATGAGACCATGGAAAGGAAGCGACTGTTCTGTGTGAGATATGCTTTTCAAGCGGTCTTATATGCGGTTTGGAGGGAACGCAATAAGATCATTCATGGAGATAAGTTGTTGCCTCTGACTACATTGAAGAGAATGATTGATAAAGGGATTCGTAACAAGATTACTTTGATGAGAAATCATGGTGTGAAAGGAATGGGGGAACTTATGCAATTCTGGTTCCTTACTAGAGTGTGA
- the LOC106330181 gene encoding uncharacterized protein LOC106330181, which yields MFEAGYCCKVSKWILRPQEGEFGRVSPVLRNDDRYWPHFRDCIGALDGPHVPVRPPSQNAEAYRGRKQDPTMNVLAICNFDMKFIYAYVSVPGRAHDTKVLTHCARNEASFPHPPPGKYYPLDSGYPTRTGYLGPHRNMRYHLGQFATGGPPVSARELFNRKHSEADSDGDEEEEEDDDGGGGGHIVYEPAGDRAMEALRDNITNEYVRGRLPF from the exons ATGTTTGAAGCGGGATATTGCTGCAAGGTATCAAAG TGGATATTAAGACCACAGGAAGGCGAGTTTGGAAGAGTAAGTCCGGTTTTGAGGAATGATGATCGGTATTGGCCTCATTTCAGAGATTGTATCGGAGCACTTGATGGACCGCATGTCCCAGTTCGCCCTCCAAGTCAAAATGCAGAAGCATACAGAGGCAGGAAGCAAGATCCTACAATGAATGTTCTTGCTATATGTAACTTCGATATGAAGTTCATATATGCATATGTCAGTGTACCTGGTAGGGCACATGATACAAAGGTCTTGACTCATTGTGCGAGGAACGAGGCTTCTTTTCCACATCCTCCTCCTGGAAAATATTATCCACTTGACTCCGGATATCCGACCAGGACAGGGTATCTTGGTCCGCATCGTAATATGCGATATCATCTTGGTCAATTTGCTACAGGAGGACCACCAGTTAGTGCACGAGAGTTGTTTAACCGAAAGCATTCAG AAGCTGATAGTGACGGTGATGAAGAAGAAGAAGAAGATGATGATGGTGGTGGTGGTGGACATATTGTATATGAGCCGGCCGGTGATAGAGCGATGGAAGCTTTGCGTGATAACATCACAAATGAATATGTTAGAGGTCGTTTACCATTTTAA
- the LOC106330182 gene encoding F-box/kelch-repeat protein At5g51250-like — MSSPEKRTSKKKKEPSPNPSLPDDFLLSCFARISTLYYPSLSLVSKSFRSLLTSLELYKVRSLADHTECCLYMCIQFFSDLGPTWYTLCRKPDQTLINKTKSSSSSGYVLAKVPIPNSPRASFTGLMSVGPNIYNINSGPVSILNCRSHTWSEAPSMRDDLYSLSASVLDEKIYVIETQTWDPVTIGLKDGFYNESIDGKFLVVASNKEVVIYDLKKVRWEVVRTRSRMDCNMDLPAYCEIDNVLYSAWGGEFRWYDAKGYIGRWRKLEGLVGLPELTSESSVRLADHGGKMAVLLSQNLSFYYRFSHEKMIWCGEISLERRNGGCEIWGKVEWFYHVLIERL, encoded by the exons ATGTCGTCCCCGGAAAAGAGAACTAGTAAGAAGAAGAAGGAGCCGTCGCCGAATCCGTCACTCCCGGATGATTTTCTATTGAGCTGCTTCGCCCGCATCTCAACGTTGTACTATCCATCTCTCTCCCTCGTCTCCAAAAGCTTTCGATCTCTCCTTACTTCACTGGAGCTTTACAAGGTCCGTTCACTCGCGGACCACACAGAATGTTGTCTTTACATGTGCATACAATTCTTTTCCGACCTTGGTCCTACCTGGTACACCCTATGCCGGAAACCTGACCAAACCCTAATCAACAAAACCAAGTCATCATCATCAAGTGGGTATGTTTTGGCTAAAGTCCCAATACCAAATTCTCCTCGTGCGTCCTTTACAGGTCTCATGTCGGTTGGTCCTAATATCTACAACATTAATAGCGGACCGGTCTCGATACTAAATTGCCGGTCTCACACATGGAGCGAGGCTCCAAGCATGCGTGATGATCTTTATTCACTTTCTGCTAGCGTCCTTGATGAAAAGATATATGTAATAG AAACTCAAACTTGGGATCCTGTAACCATTGGACTAAAAGACGGATTCTACAACGAATCTATTGACGGAAAGTTCCTCGTGGTGGCGAGTAACAAAGAGGTGGTTATTTACGATCTTAAGAAAGTTAGATGGGAAGTGGTCAGAACCAGATCAAGGATGGATTGTAATATGGATTTACCTGCTTACTGTGAAATAGACAACGTCTTGTACTCTGCTTGGGGGGGAGAGTTCAGATGGTACGACGCGAAGGGATATATAGGAAGGTGGAGAAAGTTGGAGGGCTTGGTAGGACTTCCTGAGCTCACTAGTGAATCAAGTGTTAGATTGGCTGATCATGGAGGAAAGATGGCGGTTTTGTTGAGCCAAAACCTGTCTTTTTATTATCGTTTCTCGCATGAGAAGATGATTTGGTGTGGGGAGATTTCACTTGAAAGGCGCAACGGTGGTTGTGAAATTTGGGGAAAAGTTGAGTGGTTTTATCATGTGCTTATAGAGAGATTATGA